Proteins from a genomic interval of Debaryomyces hansenii CBS767 chromosome E complete sequence:
- a CDS encoding DEHA2E01716p (some similarities with uniprot|P39102 Saccharomyces cerevisiae YLR090W XDJ1) codes for MAIPFPDIEPYDILEVTKSSTPIEIKKSYKRLCLKYHPDKIQQASSIEDREFFPKLQFSYSILSDSIKRQRYDNTGSLGIGEDDIDDEYFNWKDYFDSMNEKITIDMIEEDKLKYQHSTEEKDDILHNFVYYEGDFIKLFEVIPHLDFDEASEGRVFRLIEDAINNQDFDAELVQATLKSWEKYKKSRKTKVKQMLKKLAKEAKEAEELEKQIKDKGKRSLKNENDLKSLIQSRQSNRMDSLIEKLETKYADKKGKKRKPTEISDDEFERIQNSLGGNKNRKTKG; via the coding sequence ATGGCAATCCCGTTTCCAGATATTGAACCTTATGATATATTAGAAGTAACGAAAAGTTCCACCCCgattgaaattaaaaaatcatATAAAAGATTATGTTTGAAGTATCATCCTGATAAAATACAACAAGCATCATCAATAGAAGATCGTGAATTTTTCCCAAAACTTCAATTTTCATACAGTATACTAAGTGATTCGATTAAAAGGCAAAGGTATGATAACACTGGCTCGTTAGGTATTGGGGAAGATGACATAGACGATGAATACTTTAATTGGAAGGATTATTTCGATTCGATGAATGAAAAGATAACCATTGATATGATAGAAGAAGACAAATTAAAGTACCAGCATTCAACCGAAGAAAAAGATGACATTTTACATAACTTCGTTTATTACGAAGGAGATTTCATAAAGCTATTCGAAGTTATACCACATTTAGACTTTGATGAAGCCCTGGAAGGTAGGGTATTCAGGCTCATTGAAGACGCCATAAATAACCAAGATTTTGACGCTGAATTGGTCCAAGCTACTTTAAAGTCTTGggaaaaatacaaaaaatCTAGGAAAACGAAAGTAAAGCagatgttgaaaaaattagCTAAGGAAGCCAAAGAGGCCGAAGAATTAGAGAAGCAAATAAAGGACAAGGGAAAGAGATCCttaaagaatgaaaatgacTTGAAGTCGCTAATCCAAAGCAGACAATCTAATAGAATGGATAGCTTAATTGAGAAGTTAGAAACAAAGTATGCTGACAAGAAAGGCAAGAAGAGAAAGCCAACCGAGATAAGCGACGATGAGTTCGAAAGAATACAAAATAGTCTTGGAGGTAATAAGAATAGGAAAACGAAAGGTTAA
- a CDS encoding DEHA2E01738p (similar to uniprot|P06786 Saccharomyces cerevisiae YNL088W TOP2 Essential type II topoisomerase) produces the protein MSDGSVEFAPTAATKKKSSSKTPLSDSTNTPKVSNGKSSNASDQYQKLSQLEHILKRPDTYIGSVERSPIEMWCFDPIAESMVYKEVNIVPGLYKIFDEILVNAADNKIKDPSMKNIKVKIDPENNLIEVMNDGKGIPVEIHDKEKIYIPELIFGNLLTSSNYDDDEKKVTGGRNGFGAKLCNIFSTEFILETADLNTGFLYKQTWTNNMSNISKPKITKLKSKREYTKVTFKPDLSKFGMTSLDEETLSVLTRRVYDLCGTVNNCNIYLNDKKLNIRNFKAYVEMYVKAIKERNPDPEPMDGTIQNYTTIVHEVFNDRWEVAFAVSDGSFNQVSFVNSIATTAGGTHVKHVSDQIITKLIATLAKKEKGKKKLMIKTQEVKNNMFLFVNCLIENPAFTSQTKEQLTTKVSQFGGKPSEKIAISEQFINKILKTSIVDKIRSIANANEDKALQKVDGSRKSRIKGQVKLVDANRAGTKEGHKCTLILTEGDSALSLAVAGLAVVGRNYYGCFPLRGKLLNVREASTDQVSKNVEINALKQIIGLQHKKHYSLENINTLRYGHIMIMTDQDQDGSHIKGLIINFLETSFPGLLQVPGFLLEFITPIVKVTVNRRGSGKQVIPFYTMPEFEKWRDTEGLTCRWTQKYYKGLGTSTDAEGREYFSALDKHLKTFHALQGDDQQLIDLAFSKKKADDRKEWLQGFEPGTHLDPDLEEIPISDFINKELILFSMADNVRSIPSVLDGFKPGQRKVLYGCFKRNLKSEIKVNQLAGYVSENTGYHHGEQSLVQTIIGLAQDFIGSNNLNILKPNGSFGSRAAGGKDFSAPRYIFTEINEITRKIFNPLDNALYKYVQDDEQTVEPEWYLPVLPMLLVNGSEGIGTGWSTNVPPFNPTDIVNNIKKLMNGEEMNEMSPWYRGWEGEIVANGKDRFRVIGRIEQTDETEVEITEIPVKTWTNNMKEFLLNGLGTEKVKPWIKDMEEQHGMNIRFVVKLSADEMAKSLKVGLLERFNLISSVSLTNMVAFDPMGKIKKYESPLEIMRDFYYVRLEYYQRRKDHITDEMQHQLTKLSEQARFIKLIIDKELSISNKKRSVLVDILQKFKFVKFDKNSKPVNDSKDPALFVNADELVEEEEEEVGDISQINAGGIPNEDNNEHKPETIYSHYDYLLGMTIWSLTRERYEKLLKQKGDKESELNILLSKSAKDLWNEDLDDFLECWQSFLHDDFQKRSNIIPAKGTKRKSKRTKAVKKEPGEPPKKKTTTTKKQSTLPVPVKKETSSEFPSFFTESKSPTVEEKTKAVASKFDDSDDDEILGLINSRSKSSSKPMTKSSSRPITNSTPEPSTKSRSRSPKSSKSSGLRDEIDDLAIENNIQYAQPPTGKRKKKSAVSYKLVSSDDEVEEISDEEESDDEYEED, from the coding sequence ATGTCAGACGGATCAGTCGAATTTGCTCCTACTGCTGCAACTAAAAAAAAGAGTAGCTCAAAAACACCTCTTTCAGACTCCACTAATACCCCCAAAGTTTCAAATGGTAAAAGTTCAAATGCTTCAGATCAGTACCAGAAATTATCACAATTGGAacatatattgaaaagacCAGATACATATATTGGGTCTGTTGAAAGGTCACCGATCGAGATGTGGTGCTTTGACCCCATTGCAGAGTCGATGGTGTATAAAGAAGTCAATATTGTTCCCGgtttatataaaatctttGATGAAATCTTAGTTAATGCCGCCgataataaaatcaaagacCCTAGCATGAAAAACATCAAGGTTAAAATTGATCCTGAAAACAATTTAATCGAAGTCATGAACGATGGTAAAGGTATTCCCGTTGAAATCCATGACAAAGAGAAAATATACATTCCTGAATTAATTTTCGggaatttattaacttcttcaaattatgatgatgatgaaaagaaagtAACAGGTGGTCGTAATGGTTTTGGGGCTAAGTTATGTAACATCTTCTCCACGGAGTTTATATTAGAAACTGCAGATTTAAATACTGGGTTTTTATATAAACAAACTTGGACAAATAATATGtctaatatttctaaaCCAAAAATCACTAAGTTAAAATCGAAGAGAGAATATACTAAAGTCACGTTCAAACCTGATTTGTCCAAATTCGGCATGACTTCTTTGGATGAAGAGACGTTGTCTGTTTTAACAAGAAGAGTCTATGATTTATGTGGTACTGTTAACAATTGTAATATTTACttgaatgataaaaaattgaatattcgTAATTTCAAGGCTTATGTGGAAATGTATGTGAAGGCAATCAAAGAGAGAAACCCTGATCCTGAACCTATGGATGGCACTATCCAAAATTACACTACCATAGTTCATGAAGTTTTTAACGACAGATGGGAAGTGGCATTTGCTGTCAGTGATGGATCCTTCAACCAAGTAAGTTTTGTGAATTCTATTGCAACAACTGCAGGTGGAACTCATGTAAAGCATGTATCTGATCAAATAATTACTAAATTAATTGCTACTTTGGctaagaaagaaaaaggcaaaaaaaaattaatgattaaAACGCAAGAagttaaaaataatatgtTTTTATTCGTAAACTGTCTTATTGAAAACCCTGCTTTTACATCACAGACTAAAGAACAATTAACCACAAAGGTTTCACAATTTGGAGGTAAGCCAAGTGAAAAAATTGCTATTAGTGAACAGttcataaataaaatattaaaaactAGTATCGTGGATAAAATCAGATCGATTGCGAATGccaatgaagataaagCTTTACAGAAAGTTGATGGTTCCAGAAAGCTGAGAATTAAGGGACAAGTGAAATTAGTTGATGCCAATAGAGCTGGAACAAAAGAAGGACATAAATGTACCCTTATCTTGACGGAAGGAGATTCGGCGTTGTCCTTAGCTGTGGCAGGTTTAGCGGTTGTTGGTAGGAACTATTACGGATGCTTTCCATTACGAggtaaattattgaatgtaAGAGAGGCTTCCACTGACCAGGTATCTAAAAACGTTGAAATTAATGCTTTGAAGCAAATTATAGGTTTGCAACATAAGAAGCATTATAGTTTAGAGAATATTAATACGTTGAGATATGGTCATATTATGATTATGACAGATCAAGATCAAGATGGTTCACATATAAAGGGTTTGATTATTAACTTTTTGGAAACAAGTTTTCCGGGTTTATTGCAGGTCCCAGGCTTCTTATTAGAGTTCATCACTCCTATTGTTAAGGTGACAGTCAATAGGAGAGGAAGCGGTAAGCAGGTTATTCCATTTTATACTATGccagaatttgaaaaatggagaGACACGGAAGGTCTTACTTGCCGTTGGACTCAAAAGTATTATAAGGGTTTGGGTACATCAACAGACGCAGAAGGGAGAGAATACTTTTCAGCTCTTGACAAGCATTTGAAAACGTTCCATGCGTTACAAGGAGATGATCaacaattaattgatttagcgttttcaaagaagaaagcaGATGATAGAAAAGAATGGTTACAAGGATTCGAACCTGGTACTCATTTGGATCCAGACCTAGAAGAAATCCCGATAAGtgattttatcaataaggAATTAATCTTATTTTCAATGGCCGATAACGTGAGATCCATTCCATCTGTTTTGGATGGTTTCAAGCCAGGTCAACGTAAAGTACTTTACGGTTGTTTCAAAAGAAACTTAAAGTCTGAAATTAAAGTCAATCAGTTGGCTGGTTACGTTTCAGAAAATACAGGGTATCATCATGGTGAACAATCATTAGTTCAGACTATTATTGGATTAGCACAAGACTTCATTGgttcaaataatttgaatattctcAAGCCAAATGGTTCTTTCGGTTCGAGAGCAGCTGGGGGTAAAGACTTCTCAGCACCGAGGTATATTTTTACGGAGATAAATGAGATTACCCgtaaaatattcaatccTTTGGATAATGCTTTGTATAAGTATGTTCAAGATGATGAACAAACAGTTGAACCAGAGTGGTATTTACCAGTCTTGCCCATGCTTTTGGTTAATGGTTCTGAAGGTATTGGTACTGGTTGGTCTACTAATGTTCCACCTTTTAATCCTACGGACATCGTAAATAAcatcaagaaattaatgaatggcgaagaaatgaatgaaaTGTCTCCGTGGTATAGAGGTTGGGAAGGTGAAATCGTGGCCAACGGGAAAGATAGATTTAGAGTCATTGGTAGAATTGAGCAAACTGATGAAACCGAAGTGGAAATTACTGAAATTCCTGTTAAAACATGGACTAATAAtatgaaagaatttttattgaacGGTTTAGGAACTGAAAAAGTTAAGCCTTGGATTAAAGACATGGAAGAACAACACGGGATGAATATCAGATTTGTCGTTAAGCTTAGTGCTGATGAAATGGCTAAGTCATTAAAAGTTGGATTGCTAGAGAGATTCAACTTAATTTCCTCTGTCAGTTTAACTAATATGGTTGCGTTTGATCCAATGGGtaaaatcaagaaatatgaaaGTCCTTTGGAAATAATGAGAGATTTTTACTATGTCAGATTGGAATATTATCAACGTCGTAAAGATCATATCACCGATGAAATGCAACATCAATTAACTAAATTATCCGAACAGGCAAggtttattaaattaatcattgataaagaattatcaatttctaataagAAAAGATCTGTCTTGGTTGATATATTAcagaaattcaaatttgttaaattcGATAAAAATAGTAAACCAGTTAATGATTCCAAAGACCCTGCACTTTTTGTCAATGCTGACGAATTagtggaagaagaagaagaagaagtagGAGATATTAGTCAGATTAATGCGGGAGGTATTCctaatgaagataataatgagCATAAGCCGGAAACTATCTATTCGCATTACGATTATTTGTTAGGTATGACAATTTGGTCCTTAACAAGAGAAAGATATGAAAAGCTCTTGAAACAAAAAGGCGATAAAGAAAGcgaattgaatattttattactGAAGTCTGCTAAAGATCTTTGGAATGAAGACTTGGATGACTTTTTGGAATGCTGGCAATCTTTCTTACACGATGATTTCCAAAAAAGATCAAACATAATTCCTGCTAAGGGAACAAAGAGGAAGTCCAAAAGGACTAAGGCGGTGAAGAAGGAACCAGGTGAACCaccaaagaaaaagacCACTACCACTAAAAAGCAATCGACATTGCCAGTACCAGTAAAAAAAGAGACGAGTAGCGAGTTCCCGTCATTTTTCACTGAAAGCAAATCGCCAAcagttgaagaaaaaaCGAAGGCGGTAGCATCCAAATTCGATGATagtgatgatgacgaaatCTTAGGACTTATCAATTCTAGATCTAAATCCAGCTCTAAGCCTATGACGAAATCCAGTTCCAGGCCTATAACGAATTCGACCCCGGAGCCATCCACTAAGTCAAGATCAAGATCCCCAAAGTCTTCGAAGAGTAGCGGGTTGCGGGATGAAATTGACGACTTGgctattgaaaataacaTACAGTATGCCCAGCCTCCAACTggtaaaagaaaaaagaaatCCGCCGTGTCCTACAAATTAGTTTCAAGTGACGATGAAGTCGAAGAAATCAGCGATGAGGAAGAAAGTGATGACGAGTACGAAGAGGATTAG
- a CDS encoding DEHA2E01760p (no similarity) — protein MSMINIFDAGEPSLGFTNSTCWGQFDVLACLFFVTPFWLRMSCMVAGSGMCLSYGLGDLFCNFQVRMNFFMLFCKNL, from the coding sequence ATGTcgatgataaatattttcgACGCAGGTGAACCTTCGTTGGGATTTACGAATAGTACTTGCTGGGGTCAATTTGACGTTTTAGCTTGTCTTTTTTTTGTCACCCCATTCTGGCTTCGTATGCTGTGTATGGTTGCTGGAAGTGGTATGTGTCTTCTGTATGGACTTGGAGatttattttgtaattttcaagtaagaatgaatttttttatgCTTTTTTGCAAGAATTTGTAG
- a CDS encoding DEHA2E01782p (some similarities with uniprot|P11746 Saccharomyces cerevisiae YMR043W MCM1 Transcription factor involved in cell-type-specific transcription and pheromone response): protein MIYFEANVTTTIPNPSYSMNSNNKYPKSNSIAGLPTNSHSGMDYPQPEYTQNQIQQQHQALPHQQLPHQQSHQHLPHQQSNQHSHQQPHQQYRQQGEYNSKFTPQDIQVLKQLLITGEKHKWKQITKEINYQAASRKNMVSDQGGFGCSSDDSSTSNSYGGGTSPGKLKNVSPTFVIKQYQALLGLPNNSMYFGLAGSSLPYVAGSNGWDDIPNVSGMYGSISDTQNDVE from the coding sequence atgatttattttgaagCAAACGTTACCACAACTATACCCAATCCGTCATATTCCATgaattctaataataagTACCCAAAGAGTAATAGTATAGCAGGCCTACCTACGAACAGTCATTCTGGAATGGATTACCCACAGCCAGAATATACgcaaaatcaaatacaacaacaacatcaaGCATTACCACACCAGCAATTGCCACATCAACAATCACACCAGCACTTGCCACACCAACAATCAAACCAACATTCACATCAACAACCACACCAACAATACCGTCAACAAGGTGAGTACAATTCGAAATTTACTCCGCAAGATATTCAGGTGTTGAAGCAATTGTTGATTACGGGTGAAAAACACAAGTGGAAGCAGATCACGAAGGAGATCAATTACCAGGCTGCGAGCAGAAAAAACATGGTCAGTGACCAAGGTGGATTTGGGTGCTCGAGCGACGATAGTAGCACCTCGAACAGCTACGGAGGAGGCACGAGCCCCGggaaattaaagaatgtATCGCCTACGTTCGTCATTAAGCAATACCAGGCGTTGCTAGGCTTGCCCAATAACTCTATGTACTTTGGTCTCGCTGGTTCGTCATTACCGTACGTTGCAGGATCCAATGGTTGGGATGACATACCAAACGTGTCCGGAATGTATGGTAGCATATCCGACACCCAGAACGACGTTGAATGA
- a CDS encoding DEHA2E01804p (weakly similar to uniprot|Q6CRW7 Kluyveromyces lactis KLLA0D05841g), with amino-acid sequence MDAYKFPRVSIEFCAACKWHNRAVWYLQEVMQTFSDPEKNFIPEVALQPVYNNPGLFQVVVIKDANSQPEIIYKRKFKKQGLAQEESYYFDGFPDSKLLKGLLRDKLFPQEQLGHIDKYKDVLNDGSCRECKVQE; translated from the coding sequence atgGACGCTTACAAATTCCCTAGGGTATCTATAGAGTTTTGTGCAGCTTGCAAATGGCACAATAGAGCAGTGTGGTATCTACAAGAGGTTATGCAAACATTTAGTGATCCTGAAAAGAATTTCATTCCGGAAGTAGCACTTCAGCCGGTCTACAATAATCCAGGTCTTTTTCAAGTAGTAGTGATAAAAGATGCCAATAGTCAGCctgaaataatatataagagaaaattcaaaaaacaAGGTTTAGCACAAGAGGAAAGCTACTATTTTGATGGGTTCCCCGATAgcaaattattgaaaggCTTACTCAGAGACAAACTTTTTCCGCAAGAACAATTGGGCCATATCGACAAATACAAAGACGTCCTTAATGACGGATCATGTCGGGAATGCAAAGTACAAGAATAA
- a CDS encoding DEHA2E01826p (some similarities with uniprot|P43574 Saccharomyces cerevisiae YFL021W GAT1 Transcriptional activator of genes involved in nitrogen catabolite repression member of the GATA family of DNA binding proteins): MNIDANISQSYNRARHNQGRNRSLTSKFHFNLNDDSTNKRKSENPPEKGVTENLWKMYSKARESLPYKERMENLTWRMMYVNNQQDYRKVKEHKSEPDSSFSSSEVTSSSVSPDFDEFDYKSHIQKMAQDNTSNSTINSSHNNNSNSTKKRPAEFSPLITSSKPYSNLSASLAAVKKQPLESQFESDGAFSFQLDQMAFEGPALNFSESFHSDSQSQTPILGGDSRSHTPSLASQGSLIMQMENANNNNNHMSSSFDSHHSSSFPLQTIGPSTILNGFSNGHLERQNSSMVSLNEHFRSQSNTPFTNQLNNQNTVNFENTGQNPPYPLVHSNSFITQESPGLNSLPKSISQTGQSISTTFDSYDYSTSATSTSYFDSFNKNSFPLNSNSFNQNKRVNTEDTFSSSLPTFLHETFPNEPKNSAKKGKMIKSKKKQTRIVSPDFNGPLSRKEDKGPISCTNCNTTATPLWRRDPKGKPLCNACGLFLKLHGVVRPLSLKTDVIKKRQRGSNTSSKKSVSGPTDGDGDDLDPTPIRKTTPVDVDVSPNDEAVTPNSKTSPVKKPKPTRKKEKIKKEKTFKESSVDPNDNFDVDANLDPINELDYNMDYLNHSPNFSIPNFQSHVKTEGEKSDWDWLGMA; this comes from the coding sequence ATGAATATTGATGcaaatatttctcaatCATATAATCGGGCACGACATAATCAAGGTAGAAACCGATCGTTGACCAGCAAATTTCACTTCAACTTGAATGATGATAGCACTAACAAGAGGAAGTCTGAAAATCCACCAGAAAAGGGAGTGACGGAAAATTTGTGGAAAATGTATAGCAAGGCCAGAGAGCTGCTACCATACAAGGAACGAATGGAGAACTTGACGTGGAGGATGATGTACGTCAATAACCAACAGGACTACAGAAAGGTCAAAGAACATAAGAGTGAGCCGGATAGCAGCTTCTCGTCGAGCGAAGTGACATCTAGTTCTGTTTCACCGGActttgatgaatttgactACAAATCTCATATCCAGAAAATGGCTCAGGACAATACAAGCAATAGTACAATCAATAGCAGCCATAATAACAATTCAAATAGTACCAAAAAGAGACCTGCTGAATTTTCTCCGTTGATCACTAGTAGCAAGCCGTATTCGAACTTATCTGCATCGTTAGCAGCTGTGAAGAAGCAACCATTGGAGTCGCAGTTTGAATCAGATGGTGCATTTTCATTTCAACTAGACCAAATGGCGTTTGAAGGGCCGGCACTTAACTTTTCGGAGTCGTTCCATTCAGATAGTCAAAGCCAAACCCCTATATTAGGTGGTGACAGCAGAAGCCACACTCCTTCATTAGCATCGCAAGGTTCGctaataatgcaaatggAAAATgctaataacaataataatcataTGAGCTCATCCTTCGACAGCCACCACTCGTCGAGTTTTCCATTGCAAACAATTGGGCCATCCACCATACTAAATGGCTTCTCTAATGGGCACTTGGAAAGACAAAACAGCTCCATGGTGAGTCTCAATGAACATTTTAGATCGCAGAGTAACACACCTTTTacaaatcaattgaataaccAGAATACAgtaaattttgaaaacacAGGACAAAACCCGCCATATCCATTAGTGCATTCGAACTCATTCATAACACAGGAATCACCCGGCTTAAATTCCCTTCCTAAGTCAATATCTCAAACTGGCCAATCAATATCAACTACGTTCGATTCCTATGACTATTCAACATCTGCTACATCAACGTCCTACTTTGATagtttcaataaaaattcattcCCCCTAAATTCAAACTCattcaatcaaaataaGAGAGTTAACACAGAAGACACATTCTCATCGAGTTTGCCAACCTTCTTGCACGAAACATTTCCAAATGAACCAAAAAACTCAGCTAAAAAGGggaaaatgataaagaGCAAAAAGAAACAAACTCGAATAGTGTCTCCCGATTTCAATGGGCCATTGTCTAGAAAGGAGGATAAGGGTCCTATTTCTTGTACGAACTGTAACACAACGGCCACTCCTCTTTGGAGACGTGATCCGAAGGGTAAACCGTTATGTAACGCCTGTGGtctatttttgaaattgcaTGGAGTAGTCAGACCATTAAGCCTAAAAACTGATGTCATTAAGAAAAGACAAAGAGGCTCAAATACCTCGTCAAAGAAGCTGGTATCCGGGCCTACAGACGGCGATGGTGATGACTTAGACCCTACACCAATACGAAAAACAACACCGGTAGATGTTGATGTATCTCCGAATGATGAAGCGGTCACACCCAACTCAAAAACATCCCCAGTTAAGAAACCCAAACCGACTAGaaaaaaggaaaaaataaaaaaggAAAAAACATTCAAAGAATCTAGTGTAGATCCTAATGACAACTTTGATGTCGACGCAAATCTCGATCCGATCAATGAATTGGATTACAACATGGATTATTTGAACCATTCCCCcaacttttcaattccaaaCTTTCAACTGCATGTTAAAACTGAAGGAGAAAAAAGTGACTGGGATTGGTTAGGTATGGCTTAA
- a CDS encoding DEHA2E01848p (no similarity) — protein sequence MFNFRLCPNIALSPANLPDINLIVMPSPHIMTLTGGIDVDYNRMGLILFF from the coding sequence ATGTTCAATTTTCGCTTATGTCCAAACATTGCGTTATCGCCAGCCAATTTGCCGGATATAAACCTTATTGTAATGCCATCACCGCATATTATGACGCTTACTGGAGGGATAGATGTGGATTATAATCGGATGGGCTTAatcctttttttttaa